From the genome of Muricauda sp. SCSIO 64092, one region includes:
- the rplQ gene encoding 50S ribosomal protein L17 — protein MRHGKKFNHLGRTASHRKAMLANMACSLIEHKRINTTVAKAKALKQFVEPLITKAKTENNQTTEKGMHNRRIVFKNLRSKYAITELFGTVAEKVGDRPGGYTRIIKLGNRLGDNADMAMIELVDFNETYNAGKPKKKSTRRSRRGKGKAAAGVAAPVSETTTTVDDSEE, from the coding sequence ATGAGACACGGAAAAAAATTCAATCACCTGGGGAGAACGGCATCGCACAGAAAAGCAATGTTGGCAAACATGGCCTGTTCCCTAATTGAGCATAAACGGATCAATACTACAGTTGCGAAGGCCAAAGCCCTAAAACAATTTGTGGAACCATTGATCACGAAAGCGAAAACGGAGAACAACCAGACCACAGAGAAGGGCATGCACAATAGAAGGATCGTTTTTAAGAACCTTCGAAGCAAATATGCCATTACGGAATTGTTTGGAACAGTTGCCGAAAAAGTGGGCGATAGGCCCGGAGGATACACCCGAATCATTAAGTTGGGTAACCGTTTGGGGGATAATGCCGATATGGCAATGATCGAGCTCGTAGATTTTAATGAAACCTATAATGCCGGTAAGCCCAAAAAGAAATCCACTAGAAGAAGTAGAAGGGGAAAAGGTAAGGCTGCAGCAGGTGTTGCCGCGCCAGTTTCGGAAACCACCACAACAGTTGATGATTCCGAAGAATAA
- the carA gene encoding glutamine-hydrolyzing carbamoyl-phosphate synthase small subunit, producing MKYQKRKKALVLLEDGTIFYGKAVGDKEGTAFGEVCFNTGMTGYQEIFTDPSYYGQIMVATNAHIGNYGTNDDEVESDSIKIAGLIVKNFSYEYSRPDADKSLLDFLNDNQLFAISDVDTRALVSYIRDNGAMNAVISTCVDEIGALKAELKKVPSMKGLELVSKVSTKKAYYFGEEDAKFKISALDIGIKKNILRNLAKRDAYIKVFPYDASIEEMTAWEPDGYFISNGPGDPEPLTKSIETTKQILKTNKPLFGICLGHQVLALANGVSTYKMHHGHRGINHPILNLMTGKGEITSQNHGFSVNREETEANPNLEITHTHLNDGTVAGIKMKYKNVFSVQYHPEASPGPHDAEYLFDQFFEAIQASQN from the coding sequence ATGAAATATCAAAAACGAAAAAAGGCACTGGTACTTCTGGAGGATGGTACCATTTTTTATGGTAAAGCGGTTGGTGACAAAGAAGGAACTGCATTTGGGGAGGTGTGTTTCAATACGGGGATGACAGGATATCAGGAGATTTTTACGGATCCTTCCTATTATGGTCAGATAATGGTCGCTACAAACGCCCATATCGGAAATTATGGCACAAATGATGATGAAGTGGAATCGGACTCCATTAAGATTGCGGGGTTGATTGTCAAGAATTTCAGTTATGAATATTCCCGGCCAGATGCGGACAAAAGCCTTTTGGATTTTTTAAACGATAACCAATTGTTTGCCATTTCTGACGTGGATACTCGGGCATTGGTCAGCTATATCCGGGACAATGGCGCCATGAACGCCGTAATTTCCACGTGTGTTGATGAAATAGGGGCCTTGAAAGCGGAATTGAAAAAAGTGCCAAGCATGAAAGGTTTGGAATTGGTTTCCAAGGTCTCCACCAAGAAAGCCTACTATTTTGGGGAGGAAGATGCCAAGTTCAAGATTTCCGCTTTGGATATTGGTATTAAAAAGAACATCCTCAGAAACCTGGCAAAGCGGGACGCTTACATAAAGGTGTTTCCCTATGACGCCTCCATTGAGGAAATGACAGCATGGGAGCCAGATGGATATTTCATTTCCAATGGTCCCGGTGATCCGGAACCCCTTACCAAATCCATTGAGACCACAAAACAGATATTGAAGACAAACAAACCCTTGTTTGGCATTTGTTTGGGACACCAGGTTTTGGCACTGGCCAATGGGGTATCCACCTACAAGATGCACCACGGCCATCGAGGAATTAACCACCCTATTCTTAATTTAATGACAGGAAAGGGGGAGATTACATCGCAAAACCATGGATTTTCGGTAAATCGCGAAGAAACGGAGGCCAATCCCAATCTGGAGATTACCCATACCCATTTAAATGATGGAACAGTAGCTGGAATCAAAATGAAATATAAAAATGTGTTCTCGGTCCAATACCATCCGGAGGCCAGTCCTGGACCCCATGATGCGGAATACCTTTTTGACCAGTTTTTTGAAGCCATACAAGCAAGTCAGAACTAA